TTTTTAGTCGCAATACAACGATATATCCTGATTTTCGTTTTGATTTTAATTTTTGAAATAGTTGATCTAAAATGGGATGACCCACATTTAAAAACCGTTCCGCAACAAATAGGAGTATCGCAGACAAAGAGAGTAGGAGTTGTATTGATGTTTTTATTTGTACTGTTAGAGTTTTTATCCAATGATTTTAGAATCGAATTTTTAGCTTTAAAAACAGGATTGGCAATCACGACAGTATTATTTTTAGTATACGCAAATCAGAACCGTTCCAGATATTACGCTTCTTTTTGGGTGGAAAGTATTCCTGTTTTTTGGTGGTTATTTTTAATGCTTTTCAGCTAGTGTTTTGATAAAAGAATTCCTTTCAGCAATGAACGTGCTTAAATGGTTTTTTAATACTAACAGGTCAAACAGTTTTCCAAAAATACCATACGGTGTTTCGTATTGAATTTTATCTTCCATGATAACAAATCCGTTTTTTTGAATAAAAGTATGCTGGTGTTTGAAGGATTTAAACTTGCCTTCAAGCATTTCATCCACAAAGTACGTTGGATTTTCCATCGCTGATATTAAACTTTTATGTTTCAGATAAACGCCAAAATGTTTGCCACGCCAGGTAACGGTTTCGTTTAAATTGATCAAACCCGAAGTTATTCCATCAATAGCGGTTTCATTTGATTTAGAAGTGGATTGTTGATGGACATCAATGTTTCTTGATAAATCGAAAATGATTTCAATTGGTGCGTTTATTTTAGTTGTTAGTTGTATGGTTGTCATTTCTTGGTTAAGTTTTTAAATGCTTTTTCTAAAGTATCATACTCAAATGTAAAACCATTTTCCTGTAATCTTCTCGGAATTACATTCCGGCTTTTCAATACCAATTCTGTTTCCGTTCTAATGAAAAAAGATCCGATTTCTAGCAATAATTTATTTGTTGGTATGCCAAATGGTATTTCAATTGTTTTTCTAAGCGTTGTCATGAAGTCAGAATTAGTGCTTGGTTTTGGAGAAACAATGTTTGCAACTCCTACTAGCTCTTTTTCTACAACAAATTCAATTGCTCTTGCAAAATCTTTTTCGTGAATCCAACTTATAAATTGATTTCCTTTTCCTTGTTTTCCACCAAGTCCAAATTGCGCAAGCATTTTTATCGGAACAAAAGCGCCGCCATTTTTTCCTAGAACTATGGAAGTTCGCAAAGCCGTTTTTAATGTCTTTGTAGTTTCAGTTTCAAAAAATACTTTCTCCCAACTTTTTGCAATATTCATGGAAAAATCATCGCCAGTTTCACCAGTAACTTCATCCATTTGTTTGTCTAATGAAAACCTATATATGGTAGATGTTGATGAATTCAGCCAGTGTTTGGGTGGATTTTTACAACTTAAAACCGCTTCATTTAAAATTTTTGTGCTGTCAATTCTAGAATCGTAAATCTCTTTTTTGTTGGCTGTGGTATATCTGCAATCAACAGATTTTCCGGCAAGATTTATTAAAACAGAAGCGTTTTCTAATTCATTTTCCCAACCAGAAAGCGTTTTGGCATCCCAATTCACATATTTTATGGAATTAATACTTTTAGATGTTCCTCGAGTTAGAATTACAATTTCATCAAATTTATCTTTAAAATGTGTTACTAAAACTTGACCTAAAAATCCTGTTCCTGCTGCAATGATTAGCTTTTTCATTAGTTTAAATTTAATATGATTACCAAGGCAATTATTCGATAAATAACCCAAGTTATAGATAAGTAGAAAGGCAATTCCAATAATTTGATTCTTCGTGAATGTTCTACAAACATTAGTAAAACTGTTATTCCAAACCAACCTAAAGTTAATGAATCTGAGACATTAAAAATTAAATTCAGAATCGATATAGGAAGTAACGATAAAGAGCCCATTAACGAAACAGTCATTAAGTTTCCAATGTAATTCAAGATTATTTTCTTGTCAAATTTTATCAAAAATAAACTTTGAAAAACTATTTGACCAAATACAAGAATAAGTTCTCTTGTAATAGTAGAATTCGGTAAAATGCTAATAGAATCTGAAAAATTATACAAGACAAATGTGGTAATTGTCGTTGCAAACAAAATGTACAAAATTCGATACTGATAATTAAAATCAGGAATTCATTGCAATTTGATTTCTTTTTTAATCTTACTCGGAATGATTACTTTACGATTATAAGAAATGAAGGAATATAATTTTTTCAGAAAAAACTTTATTGGTTTTAGATTTCCGATTTTCTCCATCCACGGAAATGAAAATCCGATTACTTTTAGCAAACTGTCAATTCCATAAATGACGGTTTTGTTTTTGTTATCGACTAATGCAATTTCGTTTGAGGCGCGTTGGACATCAATAAAGTTTTGTTCTTCATCAGATAATTGACAGTATGGTTTCTTGCCATTTTTGTCCAACATTCCAGCTTTTATAAATCCAGAAGTATACACGCGACAAAGCGGACAATCTTCATCATATAATAAGGTTTGGTTAGTTAAGGTTTTCATCGTATCGTTTTTTTACCTTCAATCGTTATTTTTGAACCAATTGCAAGAAATTCAGAGGTAGGTTTTAGGTCTTGTAAAAATTTAAAATTCTTGCCGTAAATACTCTCAAAATCGACATCAATTTTGGATTCAATTACTTGTAATTGTTCCCATCTTGGGTGCGAAACAGCATATTCAATTGATTTATCGTTATTGTAGTTGGTGTACCCAAAATAATGCTCAGTAATAAACTCGGCTTCTGAATTTAGTTCAATCGGAATCGGATTTTTTCCAGTAATCATGGAGATGGAATTCCATTTTGCATCCTTGAACCATTCGTATTGAAAAGATTTAGAAGTTTCGTTTTCAGTTCTTGAATGACGCATTTTCAAGGTTTGGTAATGTTCGTTGTATAAAGTATTTGCTACTATCGTAATAGCATGCTTCGGAACAATTTCTTTAACGAAAACTACGCCACGTTTCCAAATGCCATCTTCATATCTTTTTACATAAAAGCGTAAATTGACTTCCTCAAAATTGACATGAAACGGAACTTTAATTCCTAATACTTTCACGTTTTCAAACATAAATCCGATTAAACTGATGTAGCATTTGCCGTTCCATAAATCGAGTTCAGTTCCTTTTGGAACATAACTTTCTAAAATTTTCGGATCGATTTCGTAATTGAACATCGCTAAATCATTCCATTCTGCGGTTAAGAAGCTCATAATTTTAAATTTTTGTGGATAATAAGTGAAAGGTAAAAAGCTAATGCAACTGGTAATGCAAAAAGTAAAAATATCAGTTTATCCGAATAATGATAATTTACGTTGATAAACCACAAGCCAAAAAATAATAAAACGATACCCAAATAAATTTGTAAGTGCTTGTTTCTAGGTTCTTGTACTAACAAATACAGAGAAATTAGTACTTGAATAAAACCAGTAACCATAGTTGATAATAGTGCAATTATTAACAAGTTTTCATTTAAAACTGCAAAGACACCTATTATGAAAGGCAATGCAATTGCGAAAGTATTTATCTTTTTTATCGTTTTCATATTGGTTTTATTTTTAAACTTTCAGAAAAAAATGAAAGTTTTGATTAAATTTTTTTACTCTATTTCATTATTTTTACAACCAATTTTGCCAACCAATTGTCTTTGTATTCCGTCATTTTGTCCAAAACATTATCTGCTTTTAGAACAAAATCATACAATTTAGTTGTTTGATCTACAAAATGTTTTTCTTCTGGAGTATTGTCTGATGTTATGGAGGACACTTCTTTTAAAACCTTTAACGCAGGTTTGATTTCGCGTTTGCTTCTTTCTCTTGAAATTTTCACAGCCAATTCGTCTAAGTCTTTTTCAGCTGTAAAAAATTCGCGTCGTTCGCCCGCTTTGTATTCTTTGTAAACAATTCCCCAATCCATCAGGGCACGTAAATTCATAGATGCGTTGCCGCGCGAAATTTGCAATTCCTCCATAATGTCTTCCATCGAAACGGCTTCGTGTGAAACCATCAAAAGCGCATGAATTTGAGCCATGGTTTTGTTAATACCCCATTGACTGCCTAATGCACCCCAGGTTTGAACGAATTTATTTTTTGCTTCTTTGAATTTCATTTGTGGATTTTATTGTTTTTCAAACGGTCAAATGCAAATCGCATAAATGCTCATTGTCATAATGTAAAGATAAATAATGTAAAGATAAATAATGTTTTCGAACTTTCAATAAAAAATGAAAGTTTATTTTCTTTTTTGGCGTTCCCTTTCAGGTCGGGCTTTTCGTTGCAAGTCCTCGCTGCGTCGTTCCTCCTTGCTGTGGGCTTTTCACTGCAATCCCTAACGCAAATTCCATTAAAAAAGTCGAGATATTGCTACCTCGACTTCCTTTTATAACTTACTATGTGTTTTAACATTGATCTATAGCAACCCAGCACGCTTCAACAACGCATCTGCTTTTGGTTCCTGACCTCTAAAACGTTTGTACAATTCCATCGGTAATTCGGTGCCACCTTTTGAAAGTACGTTGTCTTTGAATTTTGTAGCAACTTCTTTATTGAAAATTCCTTTTTCTTGGAAATAAGCAAACGCATCGGCATCTAGAACTTCGGCCCATTTGTAACTGTAATATCCTGAGGAATAACCGCCTTGAAAAATATGCGAAAACGAGGTGCTCATGCAATTCTCAGCCACATCAGGATACAAACTTGTGCCTGCCATAGCTTGTTTTTCAAAGGCTTTTACATCTTCAATGGTTTGAGATTTGCCGTGATAAGTCATGTCTAAAAGTCCAAAACTAATCTGTCTTAAAGTTGCCATTCCTTCTAAGAAACTCGCGCTTTCTTTGATTTTTTCTACGTATTCTTGAGGGATAACTTCACCCGTTTCATAATGTTTTGCAAACAAAGCCAATGCTTCTGGTTCGTAGCACCAGTTTTCCATTACTTGGCTTGGCAATTCTACAAAATCCCAATAAACTGAAGTTCCAGATAAACTCGGATAAGTCGTATTGGCTAACATTCCGTGTAATGCGTGACCAAATTCGTGGAATAAAGTGGTTACTTCATTGAAAGTTAGGAGTGAAGGTTTAGTCTCTGTTGGCGGTGTGAAATTACAAACGATAGAAATATGTGGCCTTTCATTGATGCCGTTTTTGATGGCTTGCGATTTATAAGAAGTCATCCAAGCGCCATTACGTTTTCCTTTTCTCGGGAAAAAATCAGCATAGAAAACAGAAACTAATTGTCCTTCGAAATCCAAAACCTCAAAAGTTTGAACATCTTCATGATATTTGTCAATATCAAAAACTTCTTTAAAAGTAATTCCGAATAGTTTTTCAGCAATAGTGAAAGCTCCATTTAAAACATTTTCCAATTTGAAATAAGGTTTTAAAATCTCATCATCAAAGTTGAATAATTTTTGTTTTAATTTTTCTGAATAGTAAGCGCCATCCCATTTTTCTAATTGATCAATTCCGTCTAATTCTTTTGCGAAAGCGGTTAATTGAGCAAATTCTTTTTGGGCTGCTGGTTTTGCTTTTTCTAACAAATCATTCAAAAACGAAAGTACTTTTTCAGGATTTTGAGCCATTCTTTCTTCCAAAATAAAATCAGAATGTGATTTGTATCCCAATAAATTAGCGCGTTTATGACGTAATTCAACAATACGTTTTACGTTCTCTTTATTGTCGAATTCGTTGTCCTGAAATGATTTTTTTCCGGCAGCAATGGCAATTTCTTTTCGTAATTCACGATTGTCAACATAGGTCACAAAAGGCAAGTAACTCGGGAAATCAAGAGTAAAAACCCAACCTTCCAATTCTTTTGATTTAGCCAAACTTGCGGCCATTTCTTTGGCGCCATCCGGTAAGCCTTTTAAATCATCTTCGTTAGTAATATGCAATTGATAATTATTGGTTTCAGCCAAAACATTTTCGCCATACGTCAATTTAATTTTGGCTAATTCGGTATCGATTTCTCGTAATTTTAACTTGTCGTTTTCATTCAATAAGGCTCCATTTCTAGAAAATCCTTTGAATTTTTTGTCTAATAAAGTAGCTTGTTCCGTAGTTAATATCAACGAATCTTTTTGATCATAAACGGCTTTTACTCGTTTGAATAAATCTTCGTTTAAGGCAATATCATTACTAAATTCTGTCAACAACGGAGAAACCTCTTGAGCGATTTTTTGCATTTCGTCATTAGTTTCAGCTGAATTCAAATTGAAGAAAATCGAAGATAATCTATCCAATTGTTCACCAGCAAAATCTAAAGCAACAATCGTGTTTTCAAAGGTTGGAACATCAGAATTAGTAGTGATGGCATCAATTTCAGCTTTTGCGGCAGCGATGTTTTCGATAAAAGCAGGTTTGTAATCTTCTAGTTTTATTGCCGAAAATGGGGCTGTATTGTGTTTGGTATTGAATGTTGAGGTAAGTGTTTTCATAATTTTATTTGAAGGGACAAGTCGGAACTGTCCTTACGTTTTAAAGTTTTAAATTTTCTAAATCTTGGTACGTATTCCAAAATCGGAGTAATTCGATGGTATTAGAATTTATTCTGTAGTAAACCGTTATTTGTTTCGTAATTACAACTTTGTTTGCGCTTTTGTAATTTGTAGAAATAAATTCAATGTTGTTATTTACTAATAGAGCAATTGTGTTGTCTACTTTGTCTATAAAATTTACAACATCTTGAAATGACCATTCAGCTTCAAGATAATCAATGTTTTGCCAATAGTCTTTTTTAGCTTGTGGCGACCAAATAACAATCACTATTTGAAATATTTTGAATAGCGATTTCTGGTTTCCTCCATGACCATATCATGAGCAATCCCTTCCTTGTTTTCTAAAGAAATAATAGCTTCATCAATGGCATTCTTTTGTTTTTCGGTTAAAGTAGATTTAGATTGAATCAAATGAATAATTTCTTCAATCAATTTTGGGTTTTCAATATCCAAAATAACTTTGGCTAACTCAATTTTTGAAGTTTGAATATTCATAGTTTTCTTTTTATTAAAGATAATTATTTTTTCAATTCAGATGCCGCTTTATCAACAGCTTGTTTTAATCCTTCTTTATAAAAAATGATTTTGTCTAACACACATTGATCGTGACTTCCAATGATTTGTGCGGCAAGGATTCCGGCATTTTTGGCTCCATTAAGCGCAACTGTTGCTACTGGAACGCCACCGGGCATTTGCAGTATTGACAAAACCGAATCCCAACCATCAATAGAATTACTCGATTTTACAGGAACGCCAATAACAGGAAGTGGCGACATGGAAGCCACCATTCCGGGTAAATGCGCCGCACCACCAGCACCAGCAATGATTACTGAGATACCTCGGTTGTGAGCATTTTTACTAAAATCAAATAATTTTTCAGGTGTTCTGTGTGCTGAAACGATATCAACCTCAGTTTCGATGTCAAATCCTTTTAATATGTCGATGGCTTCTTGCATTACCGGCATATCCGAAATGCTTCCCATTATTATGGCTACTTTGCTCATTTTGTTTTATTTATTTTGGTTCTGGAATCATATCCCAAATTTCAATTTTGAATTCTTCTTGAATGGCTCTTAAATATTTAATAGAATCGAGTTCCGAATTGATTTTTTCTTGAAAATATTCTTTTTCAGAAATAGCTTTTTCTTTGATTCTCTCTTTTCTTCTTTCAATATATTTTTTTCTGTTTTTCACAAAGATTTCATCATTAAGATTTAATAAATCAATTAGATTTTTAGTTTCAATATCTTCGGGTTGGTTTAGAAAATAGCCATCAAAATATATTAATCTTCGTTCGAAATCTACGGAAGTTGGATGTAAAATAGGTTCAATCCAAGTGGTTCTTTTTAAATTGTTTGGTTTGTGTTTTACCATAAACCAATTTTGGTAATTATCTATTTCTAAATATTTAAGTAAAGGATTGAAGTGTTCAATGTCTACGGCATCATTAGGACCAATGTGTTCTTCGGTATAAGCACAGAAGCTCTTTTGTTCTTTTAATAAAATGGCAGCTAATTTTTTGTTATTACTTTTTTTGTAAATAATGGCGGAGGTAATGATTTCAGAATCAGGATTTTTTAAAATTCTCTTCATATCTTAAAAATTATATTCTTCCCCAATTTTTTCTAGTTTTTCAGAATATTCTTTTTTGATGTTTTCATCTTTCTCAAAATATATCTTTTGCTTTAAGTCTAAATATTCATCATATTTTGCTTGACCAAATTTATTTATGTAATTGATGCCAAAATCGTTATAAAGCATATCATTTGGATCGTCACCAATAGGGGAGGTGCCTCTTCTAACGGCAACTTTTCCTTCTTCATTAAAATACAAAATAAAACGCTCTTCAGGTTGAAATGATGCTGCTATAAATGGAGAATGAGTAGCAACAATAAATTGGGCATCCGGAGCAAGATTCTGGTAATGATCCATTAAATCCATTTGCATATCAGGATATAAGGAACGTTCAGGTTCGTCTATTAGAATAATTGAATCTACAGTGTTAAATTTGAATAAGGGCAAGAATGATAATAATAATCCTTTTGTTCCTGTACTTGTATTTTGGATTGGAATTATTTCGTCATTTTTTTTATTTTTAATTGGAATAGAATATTCTGTATTAATCATATCAACCTCTAAATTTAATTTTTCTAAAAGAGGGTTGAACACTTTTGCAAATGATTCTAAAGTATTTGGGTTATCGTTTTGCCATTTATTGAATTCTGAGGTTAATTTATTTGTATTGCCAAGCAGACCTTTATGGATAAGTTCAGACATTTTTTGATAGTGGTTTTTACGATAGCGTAAAATTTCACTTAAAATAGAAAGCCATATACTTTCATTAATTTGTTCATTGAATAGGTATTCCTTATTATGGTCATACTTGAAAAATCGGATTGTATCTTCTATCTCATTGTTGTATTTTTCAATCAAATCCAACGGATTCTTTGTGAAAAATTGTAAATTCTGCTCGGAAATTATATTAGCTTTAAAATAGAAAATTCGTTTTTTTTCATCAGGTGTTTTAAATAATTCACCTGATTGGTATAAATGTTCTAATTTTGGCTTTCTATTTATGTAAGTTTTTTTGTTAATTTTTAAATTTTTGTTATTTAAAATAATGGAATAATCGTCTGAATTGAAATTTATAATCCCATTAATGGATTTTGTACCAATTGAATCGGAATAAAATTCGTCGTCAACGAATAAATTATTTATGAAAGAAAACTGTTCATAAATCAACTCCAACAGACTAGTCTTCCCAGTAGCACTTTGTCCAATAAAACATATTTTATCCAAAGGTTGACCTTTGCGTTCGCCACTTTGATACGTAAAATCAAAATCTAGATTTTCTAAATGTCTAAACTGGTCAATATGTAATTTTGTAATTTTCATTTATTGGATTTTTACAAATTTAATTAAAAAACAATAGCTTTTGTAAAGTGTTGTAACTGATGCTGAAAAACTGATTAGTGCTACTTTTTATTACTACAACAAACTGAGACTATCAACTGAAACTAAAAACTAATCACTCTTATACTATTCTTAACTTCTTCCGCAATTCTTCTCGCTTCAACCATGTTTGCATTTACAATCGTAACATGACCCATTTTTCGGAAGGGTCTTGTTTCTCTTTTGCCGTAAATGTGAGGTGTAACGCCGTCAATTGCCATTATTTTTTCGATATTTTCATAAACTACTTGACCCGAAAAACCTTCTTCGCCAACCAAATTTACCATAATTCCGGCGACTTTGCTATCCGTATTTCCTAAAGGTAAGTCTAAAATGGCGCGTAAATGATTTTCAAATTGAGAGGTGTAACTTGCTTCAATAGAATAATGCCCTGAATTGTGTGGTCTTGGAGCGACTTCATTGACTAAAATTTCATCGTCTTCGGTTTGAAACATTTCTACAGCTAATAATCCAACGTGATCAAACGCTTCAGAAACTTTTAACGCTATTTCGATTGCTTTTTGGGCAACTGTCGAATCAATTCTGGCGGGACAAATCACATATTCAACTTGATTGGCTTCGGGATGGAATTCCATTTCAACAACAGGATACGTTTTTACTTCGCCCGAAGCAGAGCGAACAACAATAACTGCCAACTCATTTTTGAACGGAACCATTTGTTCCGCTATGCATTCAACATCTGGTAATTTAACTAAGTCTATTGCTGAACGGCACACTTTTACACCGTTTCCATCATAGCCAAATTGAGCACATTTCCATACAAAAGGAAATTCTAATTGGTCTTTCTCTAATGATTTTCTCAAATCATTTAAATCTACAAATCGTTGATGAGGTGAAGTTGGAATGTTATTTTCGACATAAAAATCTTTTTGATGACCTTTATTCTGAATCATTCGCAATGTTTTTGGCGATGGGAATATTGGTAAACCTTCTGATTCTAGTGCGTCTAAAGCATCTAGGTTTACATTTTCAATTTCAATAGTTAATAGATTTGCCATTTTTCCAAATTGATAAACGGTATCATAATCCATTAAACTTCCTTGGTAAAAAGCATTGCAACTGTATCTTGCAGGTGATTCTTCATTTGGTTCTAAAACCAAGGTTTGTATGTCAAACTTTCGGGTATCGGTCAATAGCATTTTGCCTAATTGTCCACCTCCTAGAATTCCTAATTTAAAATCAGATGAAAAGTAGTTCATTGTGTTGTTGTTTTATTTCTTTACAAATAACGTGTTGCGGTTATTAGTAAGTAGTAGTTGTGTGTGTCGCAAAGATACTTGTAAAAGGTCAAACCGAAAAATGCTAAGCAATTTTCTTCATGATTTCTCTTGCAACGGCTTTGTAAGCGGAAGAGAATTTAGTGTAATCATCAGTTAGTATTCTGGCCAGATTAGCATGGATTTCTGTATTTTTTTTACCCATTTGGTAAAGTGTTCTTATGGCATAAGCCTTTGTGGCTACTTTTCCATCAGGGTCTATGAGCCAGTCATAGCTACTTTCTATCAAGAGTTTTTCTTGTTTCTCGTTAAGGGAAGCATGCAGTGATAGAAACATGCAAATTTTTGATATGGATCTTAAAGCACTGTAGTTTGTATATAAAGGTAAGGTCTCACAAAATTGATCTAAATAATTAAAAAGTAGATGCAAGTCTTTTTCTAAAATCATTTCCAGGATCCAACAAGCTTTGTGATGATTTTTGTCTGATGTTGAAAGAACAATTTCAAAAAAATCTGGCATCAAGTCTGGATTACTCAAAATGTATTGAGAATTTACTGCTCTGCTAGCTACATGAGCCGTGCTTTCTTGTATTTTTTGATATAACTCTTGATTTACCATAAATGAATTATTTTAATTTTTAAAGTATACCTATTCTTGTAACAATTATTCTAAGATGTAAAGTGAGAAATTGCTATCTTTGCCCATTATTTTAAATACAAAAATAATGATACAACTTCACGATAAACAATTTGTTCCATTTATTTCGGCAAAAGAAATTGATTTTGCTATAGCTAAAATGGTATCACAAGTTGAGGCAGATTTTGCTGATGAAACGCCTATTTTTGTAGGAGTGCTTAACGGTGCTTTTATGGTAGTAGCTGATTTTGTAAAACAATATAAAAAACCATGTGAGGTTTCGTTTATAAAAATGGCTTCGTATGAGGGTACTTCAACAACGAATGAGGTAAAGCAATTGATAGGAATTAATCAAGATTTTACTGGTAGATCTGTTGTTATTATTGAGGATATAGTAGATACTGGGAATACTTTGGTTGAACTAAAAGAATTGTTTAAAAAACAAAATGTGAAACATTTTAAAATTGCAACACTTTTTTTTAAGCCTGAAGCATATCAGAAAGACATCAAAATTGATTACATCGGAATTCGAATTCCTAATAAATTTATTGTAGGATACGGTTTAGATTATGACGGACTTGGAAGAAACTTACCTGAAGTATATAAATTAAAAGAATAACTACAAAACAACATGATTAATATCGTTTTATTTGGCAAACCAGGAGCTGGAAAAGGAACTCAAGCAGAGTTTTTAAAAGAAAAATATAAGTTAACTCACATTTCAACTGGTGATGTTTTTAGATTTAATTTAAAAAATGATACCGAGTTAGGCAAACAAGCCCGTGTTTATATGGATGCAGGAGATCTTGTGCCTGATGAATTAACTACTAAAATGCTAATTGATGAAGTCAATAAACATCCAGATACAAATGGTGTTTTATTTGACGGGTATCCAAGAACACTTTCTCAAGCAGAAGCATTAGATGTTTTTTTAGAATCTATTGGGTCAAAAGTTGCAGCTACAGTAGCGCTAGAGGCTGACGACGAGATTTTAATTCAGCGTTTACTTGAAAGAGGTAAAACAAGTGGTAGAGTTGATGATCAAGACGAAGAAAAAATCAGAAACAGATACCAAGAGTACAATGAAAAAACCGCTCCTTTGATGGATTTTTATAAAAATCAAAACAAGTTTTTCATCGTAGACGGGATTGGTTCCATTGCTGAAATTACGGAAAGAGTAAGTGCAGTGATTGATAATTTATAATTGATAATTTCAAATACGCAGAACAAGAGATATAAACGAATCCATTAAAAAATTGGAAATACTAATAATATTTTTTCTGATATTACTAAACGGAGTGTTCTCAATGTCAGAAATAGCATTGATTTCAGCTCGAAAAAACCGATTAGAGACAGCAGCAAAAAAAGGCAATAAAAGTGCTAAAATAGCATTGGATCTTGCAAATTCTCCCAATAAATTTTTATCAACGGTACAAATAGGTATTACTCTGATTGGGATTTTAACGGGTATTTACAGTGGTGATAAGATTACTCAAGATGTAGAAATTTTTGTAAGTGGTTTTGAATTTTTAAAACCCTACGCACAGCCAGTTTCAGTAGGTTTAGTTGTGGTAGTATTGACTTTTTTCTCTTTGGTTTTAGGGGAATTATTACCTAAACGAATAGGACTAAATCATCCAGAAGGGATTGCTAAGGCAGTTGCTTTGCCAATGAAAATGGTATCTATTGTGACAGCTCCTTTTATTTGGCTTCTTACTACATCTACAGATTTTTTATTAGATGTTTTGCAAATTAAACCAACAGCTGATGGAAAAGTAACCGAGGAAGAAATAAAAGCTATTATTAAGGAGGGAACTGAGGGCGGAGAAGTTCAAGAAATTGAACAAGATATTGTGGAGCGTGTTTTTCATATTGGCGACCGAAAAATCAATTCTTTAATGACACATCGCAAGTCAGTGGTTTTCTTGCCATTGCATGCAGATAAGGAAAAGGTAAGAGAGTTTATGCTCAAGGAATTACACTCAATCTATCCTGTTTTTAATGAAAATTACGATGACATAGTAGGTGTGGTTAACTTAAAAAATATTTTTGCTCATTTTGAAAACGATGAGTTTAATTTAGCATCAATCATGACCGAAGCTCCTTTTATGATGGAGCAAACAACTGCCTATGTCGCGCTAGAAAATTTCAAGAAATCAGGGATTCATTATGCATTTGTGTCTGATGAATATGGTGTTTTTCAAGGAGTAATTACATTGAATGATATTCTTGAAGCATTGGTAGGTGATGCTTCTGATTTTTATAAGGATGATTTTCAATTGATAGAAAGAGAAGATGGTTCTTGGCTTGTAGATGGCCATTATTCGTTACATGACTTCTTGACTTATTTTGAATTGGACGAATTAATAA
This portion of the Flavobacterium sp. CECT 9288 genome encodes:
- a CDS encoding SRPBCC family protein, coding for MTTIQLTTKINAPIEIIFDLSRNIDVHQQSTSKSNETAIDGITSGLINLNETVTWRGKHFGVYLKHKSLISAMENPTYFVDEMLEGKFKSFKHQHTFIQKNGFVIMEDKIQYETPYGIFGKLFDLLVLKNHLSTFIAERNSFIKTLAEKH
- a CDS encoding TIGR01777 family oxidoreductase, with translation MKKLIIAAGTGFLGQVLVTHFKDKFDEIVILTRGTSKSINSIKYVNWDAKTLSGWENELENASVLINLAGKSVDCRYTTANKKEIYDSRIDSTKILNEAVLSCKNPPKHWLNSSTSTIYRFSLDKQMDEVTGETGDDFSMNIAKSWEKVFFETETTKTLKTALRTSIVLGKNGGAFVPIKMLAQFGLGGKQGKGNQFISWIHEKDFARAIEFVVEKELVGVANIVSPKPSTNSDFMTTLRKTIEIPFGIPTNKLLLEIGSFFIRTETELVLKSRNVIPRRLQENGFTFEYDTLEKAFKNLTKK
- a CDS encoding DUF393 domain-containing protein, whose amino-acid sequence is MKTLTNQTLLYDEDCPLCRVYTSGFIKAGMLDKNGKKPYCQLSDEEQNFIDVQRASNEIALVDNKNKTVIYGIDSLLKVIGFSFPWMEKIGNLKPIKFFLKKLYSFISYNRKVIIPSKIKKEIKLQ
- a CDS encoding YqjF family protein, producing MSFLTAEWNDLAMFNYEIDPKILESYVPKGTELDLWNGKCYISLIGFMFENVKVLGIKVPFHVNFEEVNLRFYVKRYEDGIWKRGVVFVKEIVPKHAITIVANTLYNEHYQTLKMRHSRTENETSKSFQYEWFKDAKWNSISMITGKNPIPIELNSEAEFITEHYFGYTNYNNDKSIEYAVSHPRWEQLQVIESKIDVDFESIYGKNFKFLQDLKPTSEFLAIGSKITIEGKKTIR
- a CDS encoding GbsR/MarR family transcriptional regulator, whose amino-acid sequence is MKFKEAKNKFVQTWGALGSQWGINKTMAQIHALLMVSHEAVSMEDIMEELQISRGNASMNLRALMDWGIVYKEYKAGERREFFTAEKDLDELAVKISRERSKREIKPALKVLKEVSSITSDNTPEEKHFVDQTTKLYDFVLKADNVLDKMTEYKDNWLAKLVVKIMK
- a CDS encoding M3 family metallopeptidase — protein: MKTLTSTFNTKHNTAPFSAIKLEDYKPAFIENIAAAKAEIDAITTNSDVPTFENTIVALDFAGEQLDRLSSIFFNLNSAETNDEMQKIAQEVSPLLTEFSNDIALNEDLFKRVKAVYDQKDSLILTTEQATLLDKKFKGFSRNGALLNENDKLKLREIDTELAKIKLTYGENVLAETNNYQLHITNEDDLKGLPDGAKEMAASLAKSKELEGWVFTLDFPSYLPFVTYVDNRELRKEIAIAAGKKSFQDNEFDNKENVKRIVELRHKRANLLGYKSHSDFILEERMAQNPEKVLSFLNDLLEKAKPAAQKEFAQLTAFAKELDGIDQLEKWDGAYYSEKLKQKLFNFDDEILKPYFKLENVLNGAFTIAEKLFGITFKEVFDIDKYHEDVQTFEVLDFEGQLVSVFYADFFPRKGKRNGAWMTSYKSQAIKNGINERPHISIVCNFTPPTETKPSLLTFNEVTTLFHEFGHALHGMLANTTYPSLSGTSVYWDFVELPSQVMENWCYEPEALALFAKHYETGEVIPQEYVEKIKESASFLEGMATLRQISFGLLDMTYHGKSQTIEDVKAFEKQAMAGTSLYPDVAENCMSTSFSHIFQGGYSSGYYSYKWAEVLDADAFAYFQEKGIFNKEVATKFKDNVLSKGGTELPMELYKRFRGQEPKADALLKRAGLL
- a CDS encoding type II toxin-antitoxin system RelE/ParE family toxin; the protein is MIVIWSPQAKKDYWQNIDYLEAEWSFQDVVNFIDKVDNTIALLVNNNIEFISTNYKSANKVVITKQITVYYRINSNTIELLRFWNTYQDLENLKL
- the purE gene encoding 5-(carboxyamino)imidazole ribonucleotide mutase, with amino-acid sequence MSKVAIIMGSISDMPVMQEAIDILKGFDIETEVDIVSAHRTPEKLFDFSKNAHNRGISVIIAGAGGAAHLPGMVASMSPLPVIGVPVKSSNSIDGWDSVLSILQMPGGVPVATVALNGAKNAGILAAQIIGSHDQCVLDKIIFYKEGLKQAVDKAASELKK